A part of Setaria viridis chromosome 8, Setaria_viridis_v4.0, whole genome shotgun sequence genomic DNA contains:
- the LOC117866738 gene encoding WAT1-related protein At5g64700 isoform X1 — protein MLIPARPEASCPPAMGSIAPDGVGASVERSIGMEEAAAFDRVAERKKAAVSAGLMWKPPAAMVLVQLIITGLIMLSKVVISRGMFIFALHAYRSAFGTMCILPFAMFYERGKWKELNWRTLGWICLNSCIGYAMPTCLNYYGLRDTTPSYAAIFLNIIPLITFILSTVLRMEKLQFGTATGSLKVVGVLLAVGGTMLVSLYKGKVLHLWGSILRHQRYEQPHTAKHHVRGTILLLGSSFTFASWYPIQSMVNKVYPHKYWSSTATCFLGGLQTTLIGIILRRDRNTWKLGWDLQLLTIVYTAVLATAVRYNLESWAVAKRGPAFPTMFIPLITVFTTMLDSIFLGAAITVGSLLGAVTVIAGLYVFLWGKSKELPTK, from the exons ATGCTTATTCCAGCAAGACCAGAAGCAAGCTGTCCACCCGCCATGGGCAGCATCGCCCCTGATGGAGTTGGAGCCAGCGTCGAGAGATCAATCGGGATGGAAGAGGCTGCCGCTTTCGACCGCGTGGCGGAGAGAAAGAAGGCTGCTGTGTCAGCAGGGTTGATGTGGAagccgccggcggccatggtgcTGGTGCAGCTGATCATCACGGGGCTGATCATGCTGTCCAAGGTGGTCATCAGCCGCGGCATGTTCATCTTCGCGCTCCACGCCTACCGCAGCGCCTTCGGCACCATGTGCATCCTACCTTTCGCAATGTTCTACGAGAG GGGGAAGTGGAAGGAGTTGAACTGGCGAACCTTGGGATGGATCTGCCTCAACTCGTGCATAGG GTATGCGATGCCAACGTGCCTAAACTATTATGGTCTCCGGGATACTACACCATCCTATGCCGCCATCTTTCTCAATATAATTCCTCTCATAACCTTTATTTTATCCACCGTTTTGAG AATGGAGAAATTGCAATTCGGTACTGCGACGGGATCACTGAAGGTAGTAGGAGTCCTGCTTGCCGTAGGAGGCACGATGCTGGTAAGCCTTTACAAGGGCAAGGTACTGCATCTTTGGGGTTCCATTTTACGGCACCAAAGATATGAGCAGCCACATACTGCAAAGCACCATGTAAGAGGAACAATCCTCTTGCTAGGCAGCAGCTTCACCTTTGCATCATGGTATCCGATTCAG TCAATGGTCAACAAAGTTTATCCGCATAAGTATTGGTCATCCACGGCGACATGCTTTCTTGGAGGACTTCAGACAACATTAATTGGAATAATACTGAGACGAGATAGGAATACATGGAAGCTTGGATGGGATCTACAACTTCTAACCATTGTGTACACG GCGGTACTTGCAACAGCAGTAAGATACAACCTGGAGTCATGGGCCGTTGCCAAGCGAGGCCCAGCGTTTCCAACAATGTTTATCCCTTTAATAACTGTGTTCACTACCATGTTGGACTCCATATTTTTAGGGGCTGCCATTACCGTTGGAAG CCTCCTTGGTGCAGTAACCGTAATTGCAGGGCTCTATGTTTTCCTATGGGGAAAATCGAAAGAGCTGCCCACAAAGTAG
- the LOC117866738 gene encoding WAT1-related protein At5g64700 isoform X2 yields the protein MLIPARPEASCPPAMGSIAPDGVGASVERSIGMEEAAAFDRVAERKKAAVSAGLMWKPPAAMVLVQLIITGLIMLSKVVISRGMFIFALHAYRSAFGTMCILPFAMFYERGKWKELNWRTLGWICLNSCIGMEKLQFGTATGSLKVVGVLLAVGGTMLVSLYKGKVLHLWGSILRHQRYEQPHTAKHHVRGTILLLGSSFTFASWYPIQSMVNKVYPHKYWSSTATCFLGGLQTTLIGIILRRDRNTWKLGWDLQLLTIVYTAVLATAVRYNLESWAVAKRGPAFPTMFIPLITVFTTMLDSIFLGAAITVGSLLGAVTVIAGLYVFLWGKSKELPTK from the exons ATGCTTATTCCAGCAAGACCAGAAGCAAGCTGTCCACCCGCCATGGGCAGCATCGCCCCTGATGGAGTTGGAGCCAGCGTCGAGAGATCAATCGGGATGGAAGAGGCTGCCGCTTTCGACCGCGTGGCGGAGAGAAAGAAGGCTGCTGTGTCAGCAGGGTTGATGTGGAagccgccggcggccatggtgcTGGTGCAGCTGATCATCACGGGGCTGATCATGCTGTCCAAGGTGGTCATCAGCCGCGGCATGTTCATCTTCGCGCTCCACGCCTACCGCAGCGCCTTCGGCACCATGTGCATCCTACCTTTCGCAATGTTCTACGAGAG GGGGAAGTGGAAGGAGTTGAACTGGCGAACCTTGGGATGGATCTGCCTCAACTCGTGCATAGG AATGGAGAAATTGCAATTCGGTACTGCGACGGGATCACTGAAGGTAGTAGGAGTCCTGCTTGCCGTAGGAGGCACGATGCTGGTAAGCCTTTACAAGGGCAAGGTACTGCATCTTTGGGGTTCCATTTTACGGCACCAAAGATATGAGCAGCCACATACTGCAAAGCACCATGTAAGAGGAACAATCCTCTTGCTAGGCAGCAGCTTCACCTTTGCATCATGGTATCCGATTCAG TCAATGGTCAACAAAGTTTATCCGCATAAGTATTGGTCATCCACGGCGACATGCTTTCTTGGAGGACTTCAGACAACATTAATTGGAATAATACTGAGACGAGATAGGAATACATGGAAGCTTGGATGGGATCTACAACTTCTAACCATTGTGTACACG GCGGTACTTGCAACAGCAGTAAGATACAACCTGGAGTCATGGGCCGTTGCCAAGCGAGGCCCAGCGTTTCCAACAATGTTTATCCCTTTAATAACTGTGTTCACTACCATGTTGGACTCCATATTTTTAGGGGCTGCCATTACCGTTGGAAG CCTCCTTGGTGCAGTAACCGTAATTGCAGGGCTCTATGTTTTCCTATGGGGAAAATCGAAAGAGCTGCCCACAAAGTAG
- the LOC140223675 gene encoding uncharacterized protein: protein MAPSNTTTSFALRSVLEKDKLNGTNYSDWIRNLRIVLRAEKKEDVLDNPLPEEPAEDAPAAAKNAYKKACDANLEVSCLMLACMEPELQMQFETNHEAHDMIVALRDMFQTQARTERFNVSKAFVENKLAEGAAVGPHVIKMVGYTQRLEKLGFPLGQELATDFILSSLPPSYGNFISNYHMHGTEKGLNELCGMLKTAEADIKKSASTSHVMAIQNKPSFKKKGNSWKKKGKAGTSKPNPPPKVKAGPGPAPDKECFYCHELGHWKRNCKQYLASLKNDGSKSTSTSGNDKK, encoded by the exons atggcacctagcaacaccaccacatcgtttgctttgcgttcggtacttgagaaggacaagttgaatggaacaaactactcggattggatccgcaacctgagaattgttctcagggctgagaaaaaggaagatgttctagacaacccactaccagaagaacctgctgaggatgcacccgctgctgctaagaatgcttacaagaaagcatgtgatgctaaccttgaagtaagctgccttatgcttgcttgcatggaacccgagctgcaaatgcagttcgaaacaaaccatgaggcgcacgatatgatcgtggcgcttagagacatgttccaaacacaggccaggactgaaaggttcaatgtgtctaaggcctttgttgagaacaagctagcagaaggcgcagcagtaggaccacacgtgatcaagatggttggttacactcaacggttggagaagctaggcttcccactgggccaagagttggccactgatttcattctttcctctcttccgcctagctatgggaacttcatctcgaactaccatatgcatgggacggagaagggattgaatgagctgtgtggtatgctcaagacagcagaggctgacatcaagaaaagcgctagtaccagccatgtgatggcgatacagaacaagcccagctttaaaaagaagggcaattcttggaagaagaagggcaaggctggaacgtccaagccaaacccaccgcccaaggttaaagctggacctggacctgctccagataaagagtgcttttactgtcatgaacttggtcactggaagagaaactgcaagcagtacctagcttcgttgaagaacgacggaagtaagagtacttctacctcag ggaatgataagaagtag
- the LOC117834323 gene encoding protein FAR1-RELATED SEQUENCE 9-like codes for MIDLNTLPGLSSSVHGGLASQSSLQKRQGDGALVPVASITTHSSEYVSVQVGANEEVYHEDEDIEAKRVYNEYAMKLDFSIRVASSRNSNVTKELIRKEWKCSHARKPAIDGEDDGEENTSASTSTNDTATLVGSKKRVATAVLTTATRKHNTIKKLDCKAHMAVGLRNSRWRVIVMQPDHTHPMIKAIGVRKHLRSHRSISWADYELLKTLHHRNISTTQIMGELADFRGGLGNLTFSSKDVSNMRTHLRGGLTYRYDMPFAPIVGINNHLHSILLGCAMLPDETTETFVWVLERLKGAMGGREPTNIMTDQDKAIKAAIAIVFPNATHRCCKWHVLSKANDKLAWLISEEEDFAKEFDYCVNRTDTPEEFEMLWASIEDKYHLQENEFFQSMSGTRRMWAPAHFRKYFSPFIGTTGRSKSMNSLFEKVVHPQDSMLQFITQYDYIMDTRAESENKERCKGEISDPPLWGRYAFEKQAAAFYTDEVFGKFQGLLHDSTRYKVGPVESDDQGWSIQIVHPNSTRVRMVTIDKDAASYTCSCNMFDHDGLLCPHILKVFTNRDVEKIPEKYLLRRWSKEVTIMIPERLSTELAFGVPTTSKLRYNALCKKMTSLAAEACLGPEKYIVASARIDTLVQAVRIVRGSQEMQQDEASNVATGQQSKTPPVVMVKNPTRTKSKGRPKEKVERFKSVVAQAKEKAMKKKAKEKKTAQKIPPCSYCFEDGHSVQTCAYMAKAEALARDLKETELKL; via the exons ATGATTGACCTCAACACGCTACCAG GTCTTTCGAGCAGCGTCCATGGGGGATTGGCATCCCAATCGAGTCTCCAGAAACGGCAG GGGGATGGAGCATTGGTTCCTGTTGCGAGCATAACAACACACTCAAGTGAATATGTTTCAGTACAAGTTGGTGCAAATGAAGAGGTCTACCATGAGGATGAAGACATC GAAGCAAAGCGGGTTTACAATGAGTATGCCATGAAGTTGGATTTCAGCATAAGAGTGGCTTCTTCAAGAAATAGCAACGTCACAAAGGAGCTGATCAGAAAGGAGTGGAAGTGTTCTCATGCTAGGAAGCCAGCTATTGATGGAGAAGATGATGGAGAGGAAAACACATCAGCGAGCACATCAACAAATGACACTGCAACACTAGTGGGATCGAAAAAAAGAGTAGCAACAGCTGTGCTTACCACGGCAACAAGGAAGCACAACACTATCAAAAAGTTGGATTGCAAAGCTCATATGGCGGTTGGCTTGAGAAATTCGAGGTGGAGAGTGATTGTAATGCAACCTGACCATACTCATCCCATGATCAAGGCGATTGGGGTTAGGAAACACTTGAGGTCCCACCGAAGCATCTCGTGGGCTGATTATGAGCTGCTGAAAACACTACACCATAGAAATATTAGCACAACACAGATCATGGGGGAGCTTGCTGATTTTCGTGGGGGACTTGGCAACCTTACTTTCAGCAGCAAGGATGTTTCAAACATGAGGACACACTTGAGAGGAGGTCTCACCTACAG ATACGACATGCCTTTTGCACCAATTGTTGGGATAAATAACCATTTGCATAGCATACTGCTTGGATGTGCAATGTTGCCAGATGAAACAACGGAAACATTTGTTTGGGTGCTAGAAAGGTTGAAGGGAGCAATGGGTGGGCGTGAACCAACCAACATAATGACAGACCAGgataaagcaataaaagcagCAATAGCAATAGTGTTCCCTAACGCAACACACAGATGTTGCAAGTGGCATGTCCTGAGCAAGGCTAATGATAAGCTTGCTTGGCTTATTAGTGAGGAAGAAGACTTTGCAAAGGAGTTTGACTACTGTGTGAACAGAACTGATACACCAGAAGAATTCGAGATGTTGTGGGCAAGCATAGAGGACAAATACCACTTGCAGGAAAATGAATTCTTTCAAAGTATGTCTGGTACAAGGAGGATGTGGGCACCTGCACACTTCAGAAAGTACTTCTCCCCCTTCATAGGCACAACAGGAAGATCGAAAAGCATGAATTCATTGTTTGAGAAAGTTGTTCACCCTCAGGACTCAATGTTGCAATTTATAACACAATATGATTACATCATGGACACCAGGGCAGAAAGTGAAAATAAGGAGCGTTGCAAGGGAGAGATTTCAGATCCACCACTATGGGGAAGGTATGCTTTTGAGAAGCAAGCTGCTGCATTCTACACCGATGAAGTCTTTGGTAAATTTCAAGGGTTGTTGCATGATTCTACAAGATACAAGGTAGGGCCTGTTGAAAGTGATGACCAGGGTTGGTCCATTCAAATTGTGCACCCAAATTCAACTAGAGTCCGTATGGTCACCATTGATAAAGATGCAGCGTCATATACATGCTCTTGCAACATGTTTGACCATGATGGCCTCTTATGTCCTCACATACTAAAAGTATTCACAAACAGGGATGTCGAAAAAATTCCAGAGAAGTATCTACTTAGAAGATGGTCAAAGGAAGTGACTATAATGATACCGGAACGCCTCTCTACAGAACTAGCATTTGGTGTCCCAACCACAAGCAAGCTAAGGTACAATGCATTGTGCAAAAAAATGACGTCACTAGCAGCTGAAGCTTGTTTGGGTCCTGAAAAGTACATTGTAGCTTCAGCTAGGATAGATACATTGGTACAAGCAGTCAGGATAGTAAGGGGGTCACAAGAAATGCAACAAGATGAAGCGTCCAATGTTGCAACAGGTCAACAGTCTAAAACTCCTCCTGTTGTCATGGTAAAGAATCCAACAAGAACAAAAAGTAAAGGGAGACCAAAGGAGAAGGTGGAAAGGTTCAAGTCAGTAGTGGCACAAGCTAAGGAAAAAGCAATGAAAAAGaaggcaaaagaaaagaagacgGCCCAAAAAATCCCACCATGCTCATATTGCTTTGAAGATGGTCATAGTGTACAAACTTGCGCGTACATGGCCAAGGCGGAGGCACTTGCAAGGGATCTCAAAGAAACAGAGCTGAAGCTCTGA